The following proteins are encoded in a genomic region of Shinella zoogloeoides:
- a CDS encoding SDR family oxidoreductase, with the protein MTRLDDKVAIITGASSGIGRAAALLFARQGAKVVLSARGRERLEAVADEIRAAGGSVAAIAGDVSEEAHHEALVDAARTEFGGLDIAFNNVGTTGPVGALPALSMTEWQKVLDVNLTSGFLAAKYQIPALEARGGGSLVFTSTFVGYTAGFPGLAAYAASKSGLIGLVQVLASEYGRKGIRVNALLPGATDTPMGREVANTPEALQFVAGLNAFKRIAAPEEIAEAALFLCSPASSFTTGTAMLVDGGVSINRV; encoded by the coding sequence ATGACACGCCTCGACGACAAGGTCGCCATCATCACCGGCGCAAGCTCCGGCATCGGCCGGGCCGCCGCGCTGCTTTTCGCCCGGCAGGGTGCGAAGGTCGTACTTTCGGCCCGCGGACGCGAAAGGCTGGAAGCGGTCGCCGACGAAATCCGCGCGGCCGGCGGTTCGGTCGCAGCCATTGCCGGCGATGTGAGCGAGGAAGCGCATCACGAAGCGCTGGTCGATGCCGCGCGGACGGAATTCGGCGGGCTCGACATCGCCTTCAACAATGTCGGCACGACGGGGCCCGTCGGCGCCCTGCCCGCGCTTTCCATGACGGAATGGCAGAAGGTGCTCGACGTCAACCTGACGAGCGGCTTCCTGGCCGCGAAGTACCAGATTCCCGCCCTGGAGGCGCGCGGCGGCGGCAGTCTCGTCTTCACCTCCACCTTCGTCGGCTATACGGCGGGCTTTCCGGGGCTGGCTGCCTATGCCGCCTCGAAATCCGGGCTCATTGGCCTCGTGCAGGTGCTCGCCTCGGAATATGGCCGCAAGGGTATCCGCGTGAATGCGCTGCTGCCCGGCGCGACGGATACGCCCATGGGCCGCGAAGTGGCCAATACGCCCGAGGCGCTGCAATTCGTCGCCGGCCTCAACGCCTTCAAGCGCATTGCAGCGCCGGAAGAAATCGCGGAGGCCGCGCTGTTCCTCTGCTCGCCGGCCTCCAGCTTCACGACCGGCACGGCGATGCTCGTCGACGGCGGCGTGTCGATCAACCGCGTCTGA
- a CDS encoding Rne/Rng family ribonuclease → MAEKMLIDASHAEETRVVVVRGNRIEEFDFESEHKKQIRGNIYLAKVTRVEPSLQAAFVDYGGNRHGFLAFAEIHPDYYQIPLADRQALLKAEAEEHRRDDDIEPIETGTRASEESEAPAEVEVEAAAAVEETVAEAPAEPEVAEASADLAAEEAPAEKPKKPRRTRKAKTKTEEEAPAAEEAAAPSEGSDDETPGGAMAMAVDTDEISEPAERKRGRRRRDDDDDDDHNGEEKEVIESVGAEDAMEEVPDRVQRKPRKQYRIQEVIKRRQILLVQVAKEERGNKGAALTTYLSLAGRYSVLMPNTARGGGISRKITNLQDRKRLKEIARDLEVPQGMGVILRTAGANRTRVEVKRDFEYLMRLWENVRTLTLASTAPCLVYEEGSLIKRSIRDLYNKDISEIVVAGEEGYREAKAFMKMLMPSHAKVVQPYRDVHPIFSRSGIEAQLDRMLQPQVTLKSGGYIIINQTEALVSIDVNSGRSTREHSIEETALQTNLEAAEEVARQLRLRDLAGLVVIDFIDMEEKRNNRAVEKRLKDHLKNDRARIQVGRISHFGLLEMSRQRIRASVLESTMQTCPHCNGTGHIRSQSSVALHVLRGIEEYLLKNTTHDITVRTTPDIALYLLNHKRGTIIDYEARFGVAIIIEADAHVGAQHFAIDRGEPVENPVKIEQLLHFEPEPEEDDVVIEDEIDEEEEDARPAAAGQASPSASSDENGRNKRKRRRRRRGRGRENGEGTDTASFGGEQAGDEDVLDDDEAEGDDGQETAQADADDSSETRRKRRRRGKRGGRRNRPEDGVEAAADGDDAEGDGESDEDASEDAVAVEAEVDVAAEEAPAEPVAEEAPAKPKRARRSRAKAAAETPADEAARSEVEAQPAPVPAEPAAEATPVEPEVETAAADLAEPAKPVRANRDISNIASEPVVKSSTAKEGAQEDESEKPKKGGWWQRRGFF, encoded by the coding sequence ATGGCAGAGAAAATGCTTATCGACGCGTCTCACGCTGAGGAGACGCGGGTTGTCGTCGTACGCGGGAACCGCATAGAAGAATTCGACTTCGAATCCGAACACAAGAAGCAGATCCGCGGCAATATCTACCTTGCCAAGGTCACGCGCGTCGAACCGTCGCTCCAGGCGGCCTTCGTCGATTACGGCGGCAACCGCCACGGCTTCCTGGCCTTCGCCGAAATCCACCCGGATTACTACCAGATCCCCCTCGCCGATCGTCAGGCTCTCCTGAAAGCCGAGGCCGAGGAACATCGCCGCGACGACGATATCGAGCCGATCGAGACGGGCACGCGCGCCTCCGAGGAGAGCGAAGCACCGGCCGAGGTCGAGGTTGAGGCCGCCGCGGCCGTCGAGGAAACCGTAGCCGAAGCACCGGCCGAGCCGGAAGTCGCCGAGGCCTCCGCCGATCTTGCCGCCGAGGAAGCGCCGGCCGAAAAGCCGAAGAAGCCCCGCCGCACCCGCAAGGCCAAGACGAAGACCGAAGAAGAAGCACCGGCCGCCGAGGAAGCCGCCGCTCCCAGCGAGGGCAGCGACGACGAGACGCCCGGCGGCGCGATGGCCATGGCCGTCGATACCGACGAGATCTCCGAGCCGGCCGAGCGCAAGCGCGGCCGTCGCCGCCGCGATGACGACGATGATGACGATCACAACGGCGAGGAAAAGGAAGTCATCGAATCCGTCGGCGCCGAAGACGCCATGGAAGAGGTGCCGGACCGTGTGCAGCGCAAGCCGCGCAAGCAGTACCGCATCCAGGAAGTCATCAAGCGTCGCCAGATCCTGCTCGTGCAGGTCGCCAAGGAAGAGCGCGGCAACAAGGGCGCGGCTCTCACCACGTACCTGTCGCTCGCCGGCCGCTACTCCGTCCTGATGCCGAACACGGCGCGCGGCGGCGGCATTTCCCGCAAGATCACCAATCTGCAGGACCGCAAGCGCCTGAAGGAAATCGCCCGCGACCTCGAGGTTCCGCAGGGCATGGGCGTGATTCTCCGCACCGCCGGCGCGAACCGCACCCGCGTCGAGGTCAAGCGCGACTTCGAATACCTGATGCGCCTGTGGGAGAACGTCCGCACGCTGACGCTCGCCTCCACCGCGCCCTGCCTCGTCTATGAGGAAGGCTCGCTCATCAAGCGCTCGATCCGCGACCTCTACAACAAGGACATCAGCGAGATCGTCGTTGCCGGCGAGGAAGGCTACCGCGAGGCGAAAGCCTTCATGAAGATGCTGATGCCGAGCCATGCGAAGGTCGTCCAGCCCTACCGCGACGTGCATCCGATCTTCTCGCGCTCGGGCATCGAAGCCCAGCTCGACCGCATGCTGCAGCCGCAGGTGACGCTGAAGTCCGGCGGCTACATCATCATCAACCAGACCGAGGCGCTCGTCTCGATCGACGTCAACTCCGGCCGCTCGACGCGCGAGCACTCCATTGAGGAGACCGCGCTCCAGACGAACCTGGAAGCGGCGGAAGAAGTGGCGCGCCAGCTGCGCCTGCGCGACCTTGCCGGCCTCGTCGTCATCGACTTCATCGACATGGAGGAGAAGCGCAACAACCGGGCCGTCGAGAAGCGTCTGAAGGACCATCTCAAGAACGACCGCGCGCGCATCCAGGTCGGCCGCATCTCGCATTTCGGCCTACTCGAAATGTCGCGCCAGCGCATCCGCGCCTCGGTTCTCGAATCGACCATGCAGACCTGCCCGCACTGCAACGGCACGGGCCATATCCGCTCGCAGTCGTCGGTCGCGCTGCATGTCCTGCGCGGCATCGAGGAATATCTCCTCAAGAACACGACGCACGACATCACCGTCCGTACCACGCCGGACATCGCGCTCTACCTGCTCAACCACAAGCGCGGCACGATTATCGACTATGAGGCCCGCTTCGGCGTCGCCATCATCATCGAGGCCGACGCCCATGTCGGCGCGCAGCACTTCGCGATCGACCGCGGCGAGCCCGTCGAGAACCCGGTCAAGATCGAACAGCTCCTGCATTTCGAGCCGGAGCCGGAAGAAGACGACGTCGTGATCGAGGACGAGATCGACGAAGAGGAAGAAGACGCACGTCCCGCCGCTGCGGGCCAGGCCTCGCCGTCCGCCTCCTCCGACGAGAACGGCCGCAACAAGCGCAAGCGCCGCCGCCGCCGTCGCGGCCGTGGCCGCGAGAATGGCGAAGGCACCGATACGGCCTCCTTCGGCGGCGAACAGGCCGGCGACGAGGACGTCCTCGACGATGACGAGGCGGAAGGCGACGACGGCCAGGAAACCGCACAGGCCGATGCCGACGATTCGTCCGAGACGCGCCGCAAGCGCCGCCGCCGCGGCAAGCGCGGTGGCCGCCGCAACCGCCCCGAAGACGGCGTGGAAGCAGCAGCCGATGGCGACGACGCCGAAGGTGATGGCGAAAGCGACGAGGACGCGTCGGAAGATGCCGTCGCTGTCGAGGCCGAGGTAGACGTCGCCGCCGAGGAAGCGCCGGCCGAGCCGGTTGCCGAAGAGGCGCCCGCCAAGCCGAAGCGCGCGCGCCGCAGCCGCGCCAAGGCCGCAGCCGAAACGCCGGCCGACGAAGCCGCCCGTAGCGAGGTCGAGGCACAGCCCGCGCCGGTTCCGGCCGAGCCGGCAGCCGAAGCCACGCCGGTCGAACCGGAAGTCGAGACGGCCGCCGCCGATCTTGCCGAGCCGGCGAAGCCGGTCCGCGCGAACCGCGACATCAGCAACATCGCCTCCGAACCGGTGGTGAAGTCTTCCACCGCCAAGGAAGGCGCGCAGGAAGACGAGTCCGAAAAGCCCAAGAAGGGCGGCTGGTGGCAACGCCGCGGCTTCTTCTAA
- a CDS encoding N-acetylmuramoyl-L-alanine amidase: MSFFRRAAGALAAALCLAILSPALAAPASAAPLLAFGARIAGDDARTRLIIDFDRKPDFKVHYVANPYRVLIDLPETDFGIKADELEARGIFSDIRYGTMAEGRSRIVLTASRPVGVVLAEVQEEQGAASYRLVIDTAIVTGEVFQGQMEKQSWQQASAPAGEQPSVILPGGKADGPFVIAVDAGHGGIDNGARGANTKTEEKNVTLAFAHQLAEALNKLPGTRAILTRDKDEFLSLSQRVQLARSEGANLLISIHADTLKQKDIRGATVYTISDKASDSLAASLAERENLSDQIAGIAFVDEPAEVADILLDLTRRETQAFSINLAESVVGKFKDEVLLINNPHRHAGFRVLTAPDVPSILLELGFLSNKEDEQLLVDPAWQKKVAGLIANAVEEYRATVVANGG, translated from the coding sequence ATGAGTTTCTTCCGCCGTGCGGCGGGCGCGCTTGCCGCTGCCCTCTGCCTTGCGATCCTGTCGCCGGCACTTGCCGCACCGGCCTCCGCCGCGCCGCTGCTCGCCTTCGGCGCCCGCATCGCCGGCGATGACGCCCGCACGCGCCTCATCATCGATTTCGACCGCAAGCCGGACTTCAAGGTCCACTATGTCGCCAATCCCTACCGTGTCCTGATCGACCTGCCGGAGACCGATTTCGGCATCAAGGCGGACGAGCTGGAGGCGCGCGGCATCTTCTCCGACATCCGCTACGGCACCATGGCAGAGGGCCGCTCCCGCATCGTGCTGACCGCCTCGCGCCCCGTCGGCGTGGTGCTGGCGGAAGTGCAGGAAGAGCAGGGGGCCGCGAGCTACCGGCTCGTCATCGACACGGCGATCGTCACCGGGGAGGTCTTCCAGGGCCAGATGGAAAAGCAGAGCTGGCAGCAGGCTTCCGCCCCCGCCGGCGAGCAGCCTTCGGTCATTCTGCCGGGCGGCAAGGCGGATGGTCCCTTCGTCATCGCGGTCGATGCCGGCCACGGCGGCATCGACAACGGCGCGCGCGGGGCCAACACAAAGACGGAAGAGAAGAACGTCACGCTGGCCTTCGCCCATCAGCTTGCCGAGGCGCTGAACAAGCTGCCCGGCACACGCGCCATCCTGACGCGCGACAAGGACGAGTTCCTGTCGCTCTCCCAGCGCGTGCAGCTTGCCCGCAGCGAGGGCGCGAATCTCCTCATCTCCATCCATGCCGATACGCTGAAGCAGAAGGACATCCGCGGCGCGACGGTCTACACGATCTCCGACAAGGCCTCCGACAGCCTCGCCGCCAGCCTTGCCGAGCGCGAGAACCTTTCCGACCAGATCGCCGGCATCGCCTTCGTGGACGAGCCGGCCGAGGTGGCCGACATCCTGCTGGACCTCACCCGCCGCGAGACGCAGGCCTTCTCCATCAATCTCGCCGAGAGCGTCGTCGGCAAGTTCAAGGACGAGGTGCTGCTGATCAACAATCCGCACCGCCATGCCGGCTTCCGCGTGCTGACGGCGCCGGACGTGCCCTCGATCCTGCTGGAACTCGGCTTCCTGTCGAACAAGGAGGACGAGCAATTGCTGGTCGATCCGGCCTGGCAGAAGAAGGTGGCGGGTCTTATCGCCAACGCGGTGGAGGAATACCGGGCGACCGTCGTCGCGAACGGCGGTTAA
- a CDS encoding penicillin-binding protein 1A has product MIRLIGYFFGIGAVFFLGVAGAVALYLASVAKDLPDYEVLNNYAPPVTTRVHAGNGALMAEYARERRLYLPIQAIPDRVKAAFLSAEDKNFYQHPGVDVTGLFRAIVVNVQNMGSGRRPVGASTITQQVAKNFLLSSDQTMDRKVKEAILSFRIEQAYSKDRILELYLNEIFFGLNSYGIAGAALTYFDKSVTELTIAESAYLASLPKGPSNYHPFRHPDAALERRNWVIDRMVENGYVTQSDGAEAKAQPLGVTPRHRGTYLFASDYFSEEVRRQIIDRYGDNALYEGGLSVRTSLDPRIQVAARKALQHGLLSYDERRGFHGPVKTIEVGGDWGPALAKVDAFSDVPEWKLAVVLAVDDGGADIGLQPSKEASGKVVAERVTGRIEAKNMSWAYRSAKGDRKTAKSPTGVLEVGDVVYVEPTETGNSYRLRQPPKVQGGLVAMDPHTGRVLAMVGGFSYGQSEFNRATQAMRQPGSSFKPFVYAAALDNGYTPASVILDAPFEMVSGGQVWRPQNYGGGSAGPSTLRLGIERSRNLMTVRLANDMGMNLVAEYAERFGIYDKMLPVLAMSLGSGETTVMRMVSAYAVLANGGKQIKPSLIDRIQDRYGKTIFRHEERTCENCNASDWENQAEPELVDNREQVLDPMTAYQITSMMEGVVTRGTAAGKIKLDRPTAGKTGTTNDEKDAWFVGYTPDLVAGLYIGFDSPAPLGRGGTGGSLSAPIFNEFMQAAVQGTRPTKFIVPEGMKFIAVNRKTGMQAYEGDPDTIMEAFKPGTGPADVFSVIGGDEYATPDEILKSSPQANQAVTGGSGGLF; this is encoded by the coding sequence ATGATCAGACTGATTGGATATTTCTTCGGGATTGGCGCCGTGTTCTTTCTCGGCGTGGCGGGGGCGGTCGCCCTCTATCTCGCAAGTGTGGCCAAGGATCTTCCCGATTATGAGGTCTTGAACAATTACGCCCCGCCGGTGACGACCCGCGTTCATGCCGGCAACGGCGCGCTGATGGCCGAATATGCCCGCGAGCGCCGCCTCTACCTGCCGATCCAGGCGATCCCCGACCGCGTGAAGGCCGCCTTCCTCTCGGCGGAAGACAAGAACTTCTACCAGCATCCCGGCGTCGACGTGACCGGCCTCTTCCGCGCGATCGTGGTCAACGTGCAGAACATGGGCTCCGGCCGCCGTCCGGTCGGCGCCTCCACCATCACGCAGCAGGTCGCCAAGAACTTCCTCCTGTCCTCCGACCAGACCATGGACCGCAAGGTCAAGGAAGCGATCCTCTCCTTCCGCATCGAGCAGGCCTATTCCAAGGATCGCATTCTCGAGCTCTACCTCAACGAGATCTTCTTCGGCCTGAATTCCTACGGCATCGCCGGCGCGGCGCTCACCTATTTCGACAAGTCCGTCACCGAGCTGACCATCGCCGAGAGCGCCTATCTCGCCTCCCTGCCGAAGGGCCCGTCGAACTACCATCCCTTCCGCCATCCGGACGCCGCGCTGGAGCGCCGCAACTGGGTGATCGACCGCATGGTCGAGAACGGCTACGTCACGCAGAGCGACGGCGCGGAAGCCAAGGCCCAGCCGCTCGGCGTCACGCCGCGCCACCGCGGCACCTATCTCTTCGCCTCCGACTATTTCTCGGAGGAAGTCCGTCGCCAGATCATCGATCGCTACGGCGACAACGCCCTTTACGAAGGTGGCCTCTCGGTCCGCACCTCGCTCGACCCGCGCATCCAGGTCGCGGCGCGCAAGGCGCTGCAGCACGGCCTCCTGAGCTATGACGAGCGCCGCGGCTTCCACGGTCCCGTCAAGACCATCGAGGTCGGCGGCGACTGGGGGCCGGCGCTCGCCAAGGTCGACGCCTTCTCCGACGTGCCGGAATGGAAGCTCGCGGTCGTCCTCGCCGTCGACGACGGCGGCGCCGATATTGGCCTGCAGCCGAGCAAGGAGGCGTCCGGCAAGGTCGTCGCCGAGCGCGTGACCGGCCGCATAGAGGCCAAGAACATGAGCTGGGCCTATCGCTCCGCCAAGGGCGACCGCAAGACGGCGAAGTCCCCGACAGGGGTCCTCGAGGTCGGCGACGTCGTCTATGTCGAGCCGACCGAGACCGGCAATTCCTACCGCCTGCGCCAGCCGCCGAAGGTTCAGGGCGGCCTCGTCGCCATGGACCCGCATACCGGCCGCGTGCTCGCCATGGTCGGCGGCTTCTCCTACGGCCAGTCGGAATTCAACCGCGCGACGCAGGCGATGCGCCAGCCGGGCTCGTCCTTCAAGCCCTTCGTCTACGCCGCCGCGCTCGACAACGGCTATACGCCGGCCTCGGTGATCCTCGACGCGCCCTTCGAGATGGTCTCGGGCGGCCAGGTCTGGCGCCCGCAGAACTACGGCGGCGGCTCGGCCGGTCCCTCGACGCTGCGCCTCGGCATCGAGCGCTCGCGCAACCTGATGACCGTTCGCCTCGCCAACGACATGGGCATGAACCTCGTCGCCGAATATGCCGAGCGCTTCGGCATCTACGACAAGATGCTCCCCGTTCTCGCCATGTCGCTCGGCTCGGGCGAGACGACCGTGATGCGCATGGTCTCGGCCTATGCCGTGCTCGCCAATGGCGGCAAGCAGATCAAGCCTTCGCTGATCGACCGCATCCAGGACCGCTACGGCAAGACGATCTTCCGCCACGAGGAGCGCACCTGCGAGAACTGCAACGCCAGCGACTGGGAAAACCAGGCCGAGCCGGAGCTGGTCGACAACCGCGAGCAGGTGCTCGACCCGATGACCGCCTACCAGATCACCTCCATGATGGAAGGCGTCGTCACGCGCGGCACCGCAGCCGGCAAGATCAAGCTCGACCGCCCGACGGCCGGCAAGACCGGCACGACCAACGACGAGAAGGACGCCTGGTTCGTCGGCTATACGCCGGACCTCGTGGCCGGTCTCTATATCGGCTTCGACAGCCCGGCTCCGCTCGGCCGCGGCGGTACCGGCGGCTCGCTTTCCGCGCCGATCTTCAACGAATTCATGCAGGCTGCCGTCCAGGGCACCCGTCCGACGAAGTTCATCGTGCCGGAAGGCATGAAGTTCATCGCCGTCAACCGCAAGACCGGCATGCAGGCCTATGAGGGCGACCCGGACACGATCATGGAAGCCTTCAAGCCCGGCACCGGCCCGGCCGACGTCTTCTCCGTCATCGGCGGCGACGAATATGCGACGCCCGACGAGATCCTGAAGAGCTCGCCGCAGGCCAACCAGGCGGTGACGGGCGGCAGCGGCGGCCTGTTCTGA
- the prfB gene encoding peptide chain release factor 2 (programmed frameshift), translated as MRAEIENIVDEIKQAISLLRRHLDWDQAVRRLDWLNNKAEDPSLWNDAQEAQKLMRERQQLDEGINAVKAIEQQLRDNVELIELGEEEGDASIVKDAEDALKVLKTEAARKQVEAMLSGEADGNDTYLEVHSGAGGTESQDWANMLLRMYTRWAERSGYKVELLEIHDGEEAGIKSATMLVKGHNAYGWLKTESGVHRLVRISPYDSNARRHTSFSSIWVYPVVDDTINIEVNESDCRIDTYRSSGAGGQHVNTTDSAVRITHIPTGIVVACQQERSQHKNRAKAWDMLRARLYEAELKKREDAANAESASKTDIGWGHQIRSYVLQPYQLVKDLRTGVESSAPSDVLDGKIDEFMEAALAHRVNGGADAVVDDLN; from the exons ATGCGCGCGGAAATCGAGAATATTGTCGACGAAATCAAGCAGGCCATAAGCCTGCTGAGGAGGCATCTT GACTGGGATCAGGCGGTAAGACGACTGGACTGGTTGAACAACAAGGCAGAGGATCCCAGCCTCTGGAACGATGCCCAGGAAGCCCAGAAGCTGATGCGCGAGCGCCAGCAGCTTGACGAGGGCATCAACGCCGTGAAGGCCATCGAGCAGCAGCTCCGGGACAATGTCGAGCTGATCGAGCTCGGCGAGGAAGAGGGCGATGCTTCGATCGTCAAGGACGCCGAGGACGCGCTGAAGGTGCTGAAGACCGAGGCCGCGCGCAAGCAGGTCGAGGCCATGCTTTCGGGCGAGGCGGACGGCAACGACACCTATCTCGAAGTGCATTCGGGCGCCGGCGGCACGGAAAGCCAGGACTGGGCGAACATGCTCCTGCGCATGTACACCCGCTGGGCGGAACGCTCCGGCTACAAGGTCGAGCTGCTGGAAATCCACGACGGCGAAGAGGCCGGCATCAAGTCCGCGACCATGCTCGTCAAGGGCCACAATGCCTATGGCTGGCTCAAGACCGAATCGGGCGTGCACCGCCTGGTGCGCATCTCGCCCTATGACAGCAATGCGCGGCGCCACACCTCGTTCTCGTCGATCTGGGTCTACCCGGTCGTCGACGACACGATCAACATCGAGGTGAACGAAAGCGACTGCCGCATCGACACCTACCGTTCGTCGGGCGCCGGCGGCCAGCACGTCAACACGACCGACTCGGCTGTGCGCATCACGCATATCCCGACCGGCATCGTGGTGGCCTGCCAGCAGGAACGCTCGCAGCACAAGAACCGCGCCAAGGCGTGGGACATGCTGCGCGCCCGTCTCTACGAGGCAGAGCTGAAGAAGCGCGAGGACGCCGCCAATGCCGAATCCGCCTCCAAGACGGATATCGGCTGGGGCCACCAGATCCGCTCCTACGTCCTGCAGCCCTACCAGCTCGTCAAGGACCTCAGGACCGGCGTCGAAAGCTCGGCTCCGTCGGATGTGCTCGACGGCAAGATCGACGAGTTCATGGAAGCCGCGCTCGCCCACCGCGTCAATGGCGGTGCGGACGCGGTCGTCGACGACCTGAACTGA
- a CDS encoding NAD kinase, producing the protein MTRNFTSFSFVASQAPEAQEARDELIAIYGNTDPEEADVIVALGGDGFMLQTLHTTMNSGKPVYGMNRGSVGFLMNRFDTKDLAGRIDGAVENAFRPLEMTTGDASGQERRALAINEVYLFRQSYQAAKLRVSIDGRVRLEELICDGLLLATPAGSTAYNLSAHGPILPLEAPLLAMTPVSAFRPRRWRGALLPNKVTVDIEVLEAEKRPVNAVADNTEVKSVTTVRIAESIGLSARILSDPDHSWSDRILAEQFDY; encoded by the coding sequence ATGACGCGTAATTTCACCTCCTTCTCCTTCGTGGCCTCGCAGGCCCCCGAAGCACAGGAAGCGCGCGACGAGCTGATCGCTATCTACGGCAATACGGACCCGGAAGAGGCCGACGTGATCGTGGCGCTCGGCGGCGACGGCTTCATGCTGCAGACGCTGCACACGACGATGAATTCCGGCAAGCCCGTCTACGGCATGAACCGCGGCTCGGTCGGGTTCCTGATGAACCGCTTCGACACGAAGGACCTTGCGGGGCGAATCGACGGCGCGGTGGAGAACGCCTTCCGCCCGCTGGAGATGACGACGGGCGATGCGAGCGGCCAGGAGCGCCGGGCGCTCGCCATCAACGAGGTCTATCTCTTCCGCCAGTCCTACCAGGCAGCCAAGCTGCGCGTCAGCATCGACGGGCGCGTGCGGCTGGAGGAGTTGATCTGCGACGGCCTCCTTCTGGCCACGCCGGCGGGCTCGACGGCCTACAACCTTTCCGCCCATGGCCCGATCCTGCCGCTGGAAGCGCCGCTCCTTGCCATGACGCCCGTCAGCGCCTTCCGGCCCCGCCGCTGGCGCGGCGCGCTGCTGCCCAACAAGGTGACGGTGGATATCGAGGTACTGGAGGCGGAAAAGCGCCCGGTCAACGCGGTCGCCGACAATACCGAGGTCAAATCCGTGACGACGGTGCGCATCGCCGAATCGATCGGCCTTTCCGCGCGCATCCTCTCCGATCCGGATCATTCCTGGTCCGACCGGATTCTCGCCGAACAATTCGATTACTGA
- a CDS encoding LysR family transcriptional regulator, translating to MQDLNDLALYAAVVRHKGFTAAANALSVPKSKISKRIAALEEQLGVRLIERSTRKLAITDIGQSFYERCEAVLSGVEAAEAVVAVAKTEPAGTVRLSMPPGFAPVVADILPGFMKRYPLVRLSILTTGRPVDLIEERIDVALRVRDSYDTDQSLIVRRFGGTRRYLAASPRFLERHGPIDLDTIGRVPTLSMQENNPRAIWTLFHTNGEVHDVSHSPVLTCSDFSVLERATIEGIGLGLLPDMIVERGFRTGLLTPVLPDWTSAESAVHAVFTSRHGMLPAVRALIDHLAENLPRSMQRCQEIVPQAASGGDWSI from the coding sequence ATGCAGGACCTGAACGATCTCGCGCTTTACGCCGCCGTGGTGCGGCACAAGGGCTTCACGGCGGCGGCCAATGCCCTGTCGGTGCCGAAATCGAAGATCAGCAAGCGCATCGCCGCGCTGGAGGAGCAGCTCGGCGTGCGGCTCATCGAGCGTTCCACGCGAAAACTCGCCATCACCGATATAGGCCAGTCCTTCTACGAGCGCTGCGAGGCGGTGCTGTCCGGCGTCGAGGCGGCCGAGGCCGTGGTTGCCGTAGCGAAGACCGAGCCCGCGGGCACGGTGCGCCTGTCGATGCCGCCCGGCTTCGCGCCCGTCGTCGCCGATATCCTTCCGGGCTTCATGAAGCGCTATCCGCTGGTGCGCCTTTCGATCCTGACGACGGGGCGGCCGGTCGATCTCATCGAGGAGCGGATCGACGTGGCGCTGCGCGTGCGCGACAGCTACGACACCGACCAGTCGCTGATCGTACGGCGCTTCGGCGGCACGCGCCGTTATCTCGCGGCAAGCCCGCGCTTCCTGGAGCGCCACGGTCCCATCGACCTTGACACGATCGGCCGCGTGCCGACCCTTTCCATGCAGGAGAACAATCCGCGCGCCATCTGGACGCTGTTCCACACAAACGGCGAGGTGCACGACGTCTCCCACTCGCCGGTGCTGACCTGCTCGGATTTCAGCGTGCTGGAACGGGCGACGATCGAGGGTATCGGCCTCGGGCTGTTGCCGGACATGATCGTCGAGCGCGGTTTTCGCACGGGACTGCTGACGCCGGTGCTGCCGGACTGGACGAGCGCGGAATCGGCCGTCCACGCCGTCTTCACCTCGCGCCACGGCATGCTGCCCGCCGTGCGCGCCCTCATCGACCACCTCGCCGAAAACCTGCCGCGCTCCATGCAGCGCTGCCAGGAAATCGTGCCCCAGGCCGCCTCCGGCGGCGACTGGTCGATCTGA
- a CDS encoding FMN-dependent NADH-azoreductase produces the protein MNVLHIDSGILGDHSVSRRLTAAVAAQIEADQPGATVTYRDLVANPLPHLSGAHLMAANAKPEEVDAQVAAEVEESKVVLDEFLAADTVVLGVPMYNFSLPSQLKAWIDRVAVAGKTFRYTAEGPEGLAKGKKVIIVSTRGGHYSAGPAAVMDHQESYLKTVLGFFGITDIEIVRAEGLNLSADSKVEAISEAERVISGRGNLRLAS, from the coding sequence ATGAACGTCCTCCATATCGACTCCGGCATTCTCGGAGACCATTCCGTATCCCGCCGCCTGACCGCTGCCGTCGCCGCTCAGATCGAGGCCGACCAGCCCGGCGCGACCGTCACCTATCGCGACCTCGTCGCCAATCCGCTGCCGCATCTTTCCGGCGCCCACCTGATGGCCGCCAACGCCAAGCCGGAAGAGGTCGACGCGCAGGTCGCCGCGGAGGTCGAGGAGAGCAAGGTCGTGCTGGACGAGTTCCTCGCCGCCGATACCGTCGTCCTCGGCGTGCCGATGTATAATTTCTCCCTGCCGAGCCAGCTCAAGGCCTGGATCGACCGCGTCGCCGTTGCCGGCAAGACGTTCCGCTACACGGCGGAAGGCCCGGAAGGCCTTGCCAAGGGCAAGAAGGTCATCATCGTTTCCACCCGCGGCGGTCACTACAGCGCCGGTCCGGCTGCGGTCATGGACCATCAGGAAAGCTACCTGAAGACCGTGCTCGGCTTCTTCGGTATCACGGATATCGAAATCGTTCGCGCCGAGGGCCTGAACCTCAGCGCCGATTCGAAGGTCGAAGCCATTTCGGAAGCCGAGCGCGTCATTTCCGGCCGCGGCAACCTGAGGCTCGCAAGCTAA